The sequence TTTGTAAAACCCTGGCCTCAAATTTGTGTTTATCTGTTTTCTCAACAAGAATATCCCGAAGACTGCAGAGGCGGAGACAGGGGGGCAATGTTCTTGATCCAATGTCATCCAGAATTGGATCAAGTTCAAAGCGAAAGGCTTTTCTCCCGAAGGGATAGAGTTCAATTAAAAAGATGTCTGGCTGAAAGGAGGTAAAGAAATCAAAAAGCTGCTTTCTACGATTCTCTTTAACCTGCTTAAGATCAGCACCTTCCGCACAGGGAAGGAGCTCCGAAAACTCTGCATCCATTTTCAGGCCCGGAAGCTGCAAAAAATGGACGGCAGATTCAGGCAGATTGACATCGGGGCCGCCAAGTATCATTACCGTTTCGTGCCGTTCTGCCAGTGCTTCACATATTGCAAGGCTGCGGTGAAAATGCCCAATACCGAGGACGTGTTGGCAGTAGCAGGCGATCTTCATTGGTTTTCAGCTTTGTCAGGAGTTGGCAGGATATTGAGTGGCCCCAGCTGGAGTGAGTCCCATCCTCCAAGAAGGAGATGGAGCTGCCGCTTCTGCAGGAGTTTCTCTTCCTCTGGGAGGAAAGCGCGGCCGGCCAGATGATAAATAATTGATTTAACAATCCCTTCATGGGATATAACAAGAATTCGTTTTCCAGGATACTTGCGTGGTATGTCTTTGATGACAGGCAGGGCGCGTTGTAGCACTTCTTTTCTGCTCTCCCCACCGGGTGGCCGGAAATCCCAGCCGGCACGTATCTGGGTGGCGAGTTCTTCTGGCTGTTGGTTCTTGAGTTCGCGAAACGATTTCCCCTCCCATTCTCCCCAGGCCTGTTCTCGCAAACTTTGCTTCCATTCAACCGGGACAGAATTGCAGTATTGCTGGATAATGGCCACGGTTTCCCTGACCCTTCCAAGATCACTGGCAACAATATGATCAATAGCGTAGTTCCCGATAAACCTGCCCCAGTCGTGGACCTGCTTGCTTCCCTTGCTGGAAAGTGGTGAATCCTGGCGTCCCTGTATTCTGCCCTCTTCGTTCCATAGGGTTTTTCCGTGACGCAGCAAAGCTATTAGCGTTTGATTCGGTTCTACAGTGTTTCCTTTAAAGAGTCTCTGCATGGCTCATCAGAATATGTTCAAATTTGAGGTAATTGGAATGGAGGTCGTGATTTTGACGGACATGTTTTGCTGCTGCTGCTCCCATTATAGTGCGTTGTCGTTTGTCCTGCAGTAACAGTTTGATGCGCAGGCAAAAAGAGTCTTCGTCAAAGGGTTTGGTGAGAAATGCTGTTTTGTTCTGATCGACAATCTCAGGGATTCCACCGTTGTCAAAGGCAACGACGGGCAGGCCACAGGATTGGGCTTCAAGATATACCATCCCGAGTGATTCCCTGATTCCGGGAAATGCAAAAAGATCTCCCCCTGAGTAGAAGCGATACATGTTCTCCCTCGCAATGCGGCCGGTAAAAATGACTCTGTCTGGGAGATGTTGATTGGCCAGTTTTATCAGCGTTTCCCGTTCGCTGCCGTCTCCTGCAATTATCAGCTTAAACGGAACACTCTTTTTTACCAGTTTGGCTAAGGATTTTATCATCCAGGCAAGTCCCTCGGTCTTTACATCGGGACGAAACATGGCTGCGGTAAGAATGACAGGTTCTTCATCTATTTGCCACGCTCGATGCATTTTTTTTCGTTCGGTTTGATCAAAGCAAAACGATTCAGGGAAAATACCTGGTTTTATATAAGCAAGTTTTTCCGGAGGAATGATTCTTTGCAGGTTTTCCAGATCCACTTTCCTGTTGCTGAAGAGTTGATCAGCCTGCTGCAGGCTGTGGCGATTGAGATAGAACCCGATCTTTCCTTTCAATCTGCGCCTCTGTTTTGTGGAGTATATACCCTGAAAGATACAGTAAGGGATATTGAATTTTTTACATAATCCAGGCCCCAGCAGGTCAGGGGCTTTATAGTAGCAGTGATAGCTGAGCCATAAATCAGGGGAAAAATTCCGAAGACGCTGTGAGGTGTCTCTTCGTTCTTTGAATATTTTAATAAAACGTATTGGGTTAAGATAGATCCATCGTGTCCTGAGACTGCTTGCGATCAGCACCTGATGTCCCTGTGCAACGAGAAAATCATGGAGCCCTGTGGCAATGATAAGGTCTCCCGAAGGATTGGAGTGATCAAGGGGCTTGAAGGGGGCGTAGAAACAGATCCGCATATGTAGTGTTACTGCGCTTTTTTTTGATTTGTTTCCAGCTGATTACGGAAGATATCACCCATTGCTGCAATGAGTCGGCGGTTGTCGAAATGTTTTTGTGTGTGTTTAATGCCACCCTGGATAAGTGTTTTTCTCAGTGGTTTGTTTTCCAGGATTTCCCGAATGTGGCCAGCCATTGTTTCAGGCTCTGATGGAGCAACTGTAATGCCGCTTGTATTATGGATGAGAATTTCAGGAATTGCAGAAACAGTGGTAGAAAGTCCCGGGACGCCCATGGCCAGACTCTCAACCAGCACATTGGGAATGCCGTCACGATCACCGTTCCTTGCGATTTCACAGGCCAGTACAAAAAGATCACTCTCCTCGAACTGTTTGAGGACCTCCTTATGGGTCCGGGTACCTAAACATTGACAGTGATCGGCAAGTCCGAGTTCTGTGATGAGTTTCTGGATCTTCTCTCTGTCATCTCCATCCCCGATCAGGGTATGCTGAAACTGAATGTTTTGATTTTTCAGGATTTGCAGGGCCTTGTACAGAGTTGGTAAACCTTTTTTCTCAGTCATCCGTGCAACCGTTAACAATCTGTACGGCGGAGCGCATTCTGTATGGTCGGTCTCAGGTGAAAAGAGTTTCAGGTCAATTCCATGGTAAATACAATAAATAGGGGTGTTGAGTCCATCTGCAATGTTCTCGAGGTGTTTTCGATTGTAATCAGTACAGGTAATAACGAATTCGGCCAGCCTGATTTTTTCACGGAGCTGCTCAGGGTTTGAAGTGTAAATATCCTTTGCATGGGCGGTAAAGCTGAAGGATCTACCGGAAAGGAGTGCTGCGAACATGGTAACCGAAGTGGGGGAATGGGCAAAATGGCCATGAAGGTGGCTAAGAGTACTATCTTTCAAAAGGTGGTGATTTGTCAGGTAACCTGCCTGAAGAAGATGTTTGAACGTGGCCAGATTTGCGGTTCGTTTGTAGCGTCTGTGGGCAAGTCCAAGTCCATGCTTAAAGAGGGAAGGGCGTTTGATTGCGAGGAAAATGTTGGGCAGAAGCAGTCGGGGAAACTCAAGTAGCAGTTCGGTGGGGAGATAATCCACCCGAGCCTGAATCTGTTTTACGGAATCATGACAAAAATTCTCCCTGGGATGACGCATGGGGAAAAGTCGCATACGAAAACCGAGCTGCTCAAGAAGTAAGATTTCGTTTGAAATAAAGGTTTCTGAAATGCGGGGATAGCCCTTAAGGATGTATCCGAGTGTGTGGACTGTCTTTGGGAAAGCGTTCATGGGAAATCCCTGAAATGTCCGATTCGATCCCGCATGGTGTCCAGGCCTGAGAGCTTAAAGTTAGCCATATTGCCTTTGTATTCAGTGCCTTTTTTGAGAATAGTCACAATTTTATCTCGAAGGAACTGGGCCGAGACCTTCTTCCAGGGAAGGTGGTCAATAAGACCCTGTTCGGTGAGTTTTTCGGCCCGAATCAATTGCTCCTTGCGAGGAGTTTCTCTGGGGATGATGAGAGCTGGAGTTTGCTGACTCAGGATTTCACATATGGTGTTATATCCACCCATGGAAATGACGAGGTCGGCGGCCCCGATTAATTGTTCCATGC comes from Desulfocapsa sulfexigens DSM 10523 and encodes:
- a CDS encoding glycosyltransferase family 4 protein, whose protein sequence is MNAFPKTVHTLGYILKGYPRISETFISNEILLLEQLGFRMRLFPMRHPRENFCHDSVKQIQARVDYLPTELLLEFPRLLLPNIFLAIKRPSLFKHGLGLAHRRYKRTANLATFKHLLQAGYLTNHHLLKDSTLSHLHGHFAHSPTSVTMFAALLSGRSFSFTAHAKDIYTSNPEQLREKIRLAEFVITCTDYNRKHLENIADGLNTPIYCIYHGIDLKLFSPETDHTECAPPYRLLTVARMTEKKGLPTLYKALQILKNQNIQFQHTLIGDGDDREKIQKLITELGLADHCQCLGTRTHKEVLKQFEESDLFVLACEIARNGDRDGIPNVLVESLAMGVPGLSTTVSAIPEILIHNTSGITVAPSEPETMAGHIREILENKPLRKTLIQGGIKHTQKHFDNRRLIAAMGDIFRNQLETNQKKAQ
- a CDS encoding glycosyltransferase family 4 protein, which encodes MRICFYAPFKPLDHSNPSGDLIIATGLHDFLVAQGHQVLIASSLRTRWIYLNPIRFIKIFKERRDTSQRLRNFSPDLWLSYHCYYKAPDLLGPGLCKKFNIPYCIFQGIYSTKQRRRLKGKIGFYLNRHSLQQADQLFSNRKVDLENLQRIIPPEKLAYIKPGIFPESFCFDQTERKKMHRAWQIDEEPVILTAAMFRPDVKTEGLAWMIKSLAKLVKKSVPFKLIIAGDGSERETLIKLANQHLPDRVIFTGRIARENMYRFYSGGDLFAFPGIRESLGMVYLEAQSCGLPVVAFDNGGIPEIVDQNKTAFLTKPFDEDSFCLRIKLLLQDKRQRTIMGAAAAKHVRQNHDLHSNYLKFEHILMSHAETL
- a CDS encoding histidine phosphatase family protein, translating into MQRLFKGNTVEPNQTLIALLRHGKTLWNEEGRIQGRQDSPLSSKGSKQVHDWGRFIGNYAIDHIVASDLGRVRETVAIIQQYCNSVPVEWKQSLREQAWGEWEGKSFRELKNQQPEELATQIRAGWDFRPPGGESRKEVLQRALPVIKDIPRKYPGKRILVISHEGIVKSIIYHLAGRAFLPEEEKLLQKRQLHLLLGGWDSLQLGPLNILPTPDKAENQ